A single genomic interval of Bradyrhizobium sp. sBnM-33 harbors:
- the ptsN gene encoding PTS IIA-like nitrogen regulatory protein PtsN, which produces MTITDLVAPEAILPALKVISKKQALQELAARASALTGQNERSVFEVLLQREKLGTTAVGYGVAIPHGKLPKLEKLFGLFARLERPIDFEAMDGQPVDLIFLLLAPEGAGADHLKALARIARLLRDQDVAKKLRASRDAQAIYSVLALPPASAA; this is translated from the coding sequence ATGACGATTACCGATCTGGTCGCACCCGAGGCGATTCTCCCCGCTTTGAAGGTCATCAGCAAGAAGCAGGCGCTGCAGGAGTTGGCCGCGCGCGCGTCCGCCCTTACCGGCCAGAACGAACGCTCGGTATTCGAGGTGCTGCTGCAGCGGGAGAAACTGGGCACCACTGCCGTGGGCTATGGCGTCGCTATTCCGCACGGCAAACTGCCGAAGCTGGAAAAGCTGTTCGGGCTGTTCGCCCGGCTGGAACGTCCGATCGATTTCGAGGCGATGGACGGCCAGCCGGTCGACCTGATCTTCCTGCTGCTGGCCCCGGAAGGCGCCGGCGCCGACCATTTGAAGGCACTGGCGCGGATCGCGCGCCTGTTGCGCGACCAGGATGTCGCCAAGAAGCTCCGCGCCTCCCGCGACGCCCAGGCGATCTATTCGGTGCTGGCGCTGCCGCCGGCCAGCGCAGCGTAG
- the hpf gene encoding ribosome hibernation-promoting factor, HPF/YfiA family, with amino-acid sequence MTLRISGKSISVGEALRSRVSERTDEVLRKYFDGNYSGHITLSKDGFGFRTDCALHLDSGITLEADSNAPDAYASADQALLMIEKRLRRYKSRLKDRSARKAYAASAALAEIDGPALDAPSYVIEAPTEGDEEVTSYSPVIIAEATTSLKRLSVSEAVMELDLTGAACIVFQHGSSGRVNIIYRRPDGNVGWIDPPSVTP; translated from the coding sequence ATGACCCTTCGAATCTCCGGGAAAAGCATCAGTGTCGGCGAGGCGCTTCGTTCGCGCGTCAGCGAGCGCACCGATGAGGTCTTAAGAAAATATTTCGACGGCAATTATTCCGGCCACATCACGCTGAGCAAGGACGGCTTCGGTTTCCGCACCGATTGTGCGCTGCATCTGGACTCCGGAATTACGCTGGAGGCCGATTCCAACGCTCCGGACGCCTATGCCAGCGCCGACCAGGCGCTCTTGATGATCGAGAAGCGCCTGCGCCGCTACAAGAGCCGGCTGAAGGATCGCTCGGCCCGCAAGGCCTATGCGGCCTCCGCGGCGCTGGCGGAGATCGACGGCCCCGCGCTCGACGCGCCGAGCTATGTGATTGAGGCGCCGACGGAAGGCGACGAGGAGGTCACATCCTATAGCCCCGTCATCATCGCGGAGGCGACCACGTCGCTGAAGCGGCTTTCGGTCAGCGAGGCGGTCATGGAACTAGATCTGACGGGGGCCGCCTGCATCGTGTTTCAGCACGGGTCCAGCGGCCGGGTGAACATCATTTACCGCCGGCCGGACGGCAATGTCGGCTGGATCGATCCTCCCTCGGTTACGCCCTGA
- a CDS encoding glutathione S-transferase family protein: MYTLYHHPFCPHSRFIRLVLGEHGLDLRLVEERAWERREGFLVLNPAGTTPVLMADGFPPIPGAGVIAEYLDETHGLEAGERRLLPASMAERVEVRRLMAWFNEKFFEEASNPLVTERIYKRFMSEENGGGAPAADVIRAAKANVRYHLAYIGWLAQTRNFLAGDRLTYADLAAAAHLSAIDYLGDVPWSEDEAAKMWYARVKSRPSFRPLLSEWLAGVPASRTYVDLDF; the protein is encoded by the coding sequence ATGTACACGCTCTATCATCATCCGTTCTGTCCGCATTCGCGCTTCATTCGCCTGGTGCTGGGCGAACACGGCCTCGACCTGCGCCTGGTGGAAGAGCGAGCCTGGGAGCGGCGTGAAGGGTTTCTCGTGCTCAATCCCGCCGGCACCACGCCGGTGTTGATGGCTGACGGCTTTCCGCCGATCCCCGGCGCGGGCGTCATCGCCGAATATCTCGACGAGACACACGGCCTGGAAGCGGGCGAGCGGCGGCTGTTACCGGCCTCGATGGCCGAGCGTGTGGAGGTGCGCCGGCTGATGGCCTGGTTCAACGAAAAATTCTTCGAGGAGGCATCGAACCCGCTGGTGACCGAGCGCATCTATAAGCGTTTCATGAGCGAGGAGAATGGCGGCGGCGCGCCGGCGGCCGACGTAATCCGCGCAGCCAAGGCCAATGTGCGCTATCATCTGGCCTATATCGGCTGGCTGGCGCAAACGCGGAATTTCCTCGCCGGCGACCGGCTGACCTACGCGGATCTCGCCGCCGCGGCGCACCTTTCGGCGATCGATTATCTGGGCGATGTGCCATGGAGCGAGGACGAAGCAGCAAAGATGTGGTACGCGCGGGTGAAATCCCGCCCGTCGTTCCGCCCGCTCTTGAGCGAATGGCTGGCGGGCGTGCCGGCGTCGCGGACCTACGTGGACCTCGACTTCTGA
- the rpoN gene encoding RNA polymerase factor sigma-54 — MALTQRLEFRQSQSLVMTPQLMQAIKLLQLSNLDLSAFVEEELERNPLLERASDGPEPPVAGEPVSERADFSDSGSYGEDGGGDASDMSTGPGSETFEPGQEDWLNRDLSSRTEIEQTLDTPLDNVFSEEPAEAAARAAQDAAPTAYTEWGGGASNDDEYNLEAFVAAEVTLGGHLAEQLAVAFSAPAQRMIGQYLIDLVDDAGYLPPDLGQAAERLGASQADVDAVLAVLQTFDPPGICARNLSECLAIQLRELNRYDPAMQALVENLDLLARRDIASLRKLCGVDDEDITDMIGEIRRLDPKPGLKFGSARTQTMVPDVYVRPGPDGGWHVELNSDTLPRVLVNQVYYTELSKTIRKDGDKSYFSDCLQNATWLVRALDQRARTILKVATEIVRQQDGFFTHGVAHLRPLNLKAVADAIQMHESTVSRVTANKYMATNRGSFELKYFFTASIASADGGEAHSAEAVRHHIKQLIDAEAPSAILSDDTIVERLRESGIDIARRTVAKYREAMRIPSSVQRRRDKQSMLGNALSAPATSSSDRSRDAAPA, encoded by the coding sequence ATGGCGCTGACGCAGAGATTAGAGTTCCGGCAGTCGCAGTCGCTGGTGATGACGCCGCAATTGATGCAGGCGATCAAGCTGCTGCAACTGTCGAATCTCGACCTGTCGGCCTTCGTCGAGGAGGAATTAGAGCGCAATCCGCTGCTGGAGCGGGCCAGTGACGGCCCCGAACCCCCGGTTGCAGGCGAACCGGTATCCGAGCGCGCCGACTTCTCCGATTCCGGCAGCTATGGCGAGGATGGCGGCGGCGATGCCTCCGATATGAGCACTGGCCCCGGGAGCGAGACCTTCGAGCCCGGCCAGGAGGACTGGCTGAACCGCGACCTCAGCAGCCGGACCGAGATCGAGCAGACGCTCGACACTCCGCTCGACAACGTCTTTTCCGAAGAGCCCGCCGAAGCCGCCGCGCGCGCCGCACAGGACGCGGCGCCGACCGCCTACACCGAGTGGGGCGGTGGCGCCTCCAACGACGACGAATACAATCTGGAAGCCTTCGTTGCCGCCGAGGTGACGCTTGGGGGCCACCTCGCCGAACAGCTCGCGGTCGCCTTCAGCGCGCCGGCGCAGCGCATGATCGGGCAGTACCTGATCGATCTGGTCGACGATGCCGGCTATCTGCCGCCGGATCTGGGGCAGGCTGCCGAGCGCCTGGGCGCCTCGCAGGCGGACGTCGATGCCGTGCTCGCGGTGCTGCAGACGTTCGATCCGCCCGGCATCTGTGCGCGGAACCTGAGCGAATGCCTCGCGATCCAGCTCCGCGAACTCAACCGCTACGACCCCGCCATGCAGGCGCTGGTGGAAAATCTCGATCTGCTGGCGCGGCGCGACATTGCGTCTTTACGCAAACTGTGTGGCGTGGACGACGAAGACATCACCGACATGATCGGCGAGATCCGGCGTCTCGACCCGAAGCCCGGCCTCAAGTTCGGCTCGGCTCGTACGCAGACCATGGTACCTGACGTCTATGTACGGCCCGGCCCGGACGGCGGATGGCACGTCGAACTCAACAGCGACACCTTGCCGCGCGTGCTGGTCAATCAGGTCTATTACACCGAGCTGTCGAAGACGATCCGCAAGGACGGCGACAAATCCTATTTCAGCGACTGTCTGCAGAACGCGACCTGGCTGGTGCGCGCACTCGATCAGCGCGCCCGCACCATTCTGAAGGTCGCCACCGAAATCGTCCGCCAGCAGGACGGATTTTTCACTCATGGCGTCGCGCATCTGCGGCCGCTGAATTTGAAAGCGGTGGCGGACGCGATCCAGATGCATGAATCCACGGTGTCGCGGGTCACCGCCAACAAATACATGGCGACCAATCGCGGCAGTTTCGAGCTGAAATATTTCTTTACCGCCTCGATTGCTTCAGCCGACGGCGGCGAGGCGCATTCGGCGGAAGCGGTCCGCCACCACATCAAGCAATTGATCGATGCGGAAGCGCCGAGTGCGATCCTCTCCGACGATACCATCGTGGAACGATTGCGTGAATCGGGCATTGATATTGCCCGCCGCACGGTCGCGAAGTACCGCGAAGCCATGCGCATTCCTTCTTCGGTCCAGCGCCGCCGCGACAAACAGAGCATGCTCGGTAACGCCCTTTCCGCTCCCGCCACTTCCTCCTCCGACCGGTCCCGCGATGCGGCGCCGGCCTGA
- a CDS encoding complex I NDUFA9 subunit family protein, with product MALHAASNLETLITVFGGSGFLGRNVVRALAKRGYRIRVAVRRPELAGHLQPLGRVGQIHAVQANLRYPASVEAVMRGSETVVNLVGTLAESGAQTFDAVQTKGAETIAKAAAAIGAQMVHVSAIGADENSPSAYFRSKAAGEKAVLTAAPSATIMRPSLLFGPEDQFTNRFAALARISPFLPLIGGGVTRVQPAYVADVANAVADAVDDKTKPGATYELGGPDVLTMREIMEIILKITKRKRMLVSLPWGLAKLKAHFLQFAPGPFKLTPDQVAMLQVDNVVSDEAKAAGLTLQGLGITPEAMEAIAPQYLWRFRAAGQFQRKNA from the coding sequence ATGGCATTGCACGCGGCATCGAACCTGGAAACGCTCATCACCGTGTTTGGCGGATCGGGCTTTCTGGGGCGAAACGTGGTCCGGGCGCTAGCCAAGCGCGGCTATCGGATTCGGGTGGCGGTGCGGCGGCCCGAACTGGCGGGGCACCTGCAACCGCTCGGCCGCGTTGGCCAGATCCACGCCGTGCAGGCCAATCTGCGCTACCCGGCCTCGGTAGAGGCGGTGATGCGCGGTTCCGAAACCGTGGTCAACCTGGTCGGAACCCTGGCCGAGAGCGGCGCGCAGACGTTCGACGCGGTGCAGACCAAAGGCGCCGAAACCATCGCCAAGGCCGCCGCCGCCATCGGCGCGCAGATGGTGCATGTATCGGCGATCGGCGCCGACGAGAATTCGCCGTCGGCCTACTTCCGCTCCAAGGCGGCTGGCGAGAAGGCCGTGCTGACGGCAGCACCATCGGCCACGATCATGCGGCCGTCGCTGCTGTTCGGGCCCGAGGATCAATTCACCAACCGCTTTGCCGCGCTCGCCCGGATATCGCCCTTCCTGCCGCTGATCGGCGGCGGCGTGACGCGGGTGCAGCCGGCCTATGTCGCCGACGTCGCCAACGCGGTCGCCGACGCCGTCGATGACAAGACCAAGCCGGGCGCGACGTATGAGCTCGGCGGGCCTGATGTGCTGACCATGCGCGAGATCATGGAAATCATTCTCAAGATCACCAAGCGCAAGCGCATGCTGGTGTCGCTGCCGTGGGGATTGGCGAAGCTAAAGGCGCACTTCCTGCAATTCGCGCCGGGTCCGTTCAAGCTGACGCCGGACCAGGTGGCGATGCTGCAAGTCGACAATGTCGTGTCGGACGAAGCGAAGGCAGCCGGTCTGACGCTGCAAGGCCTCGGCATTACGCCAGAAGCGATGGAAGCGATCGCCCCGCAATATCTCTGGCGCTTCCGCGCCGCCGGGCAGTTTCAGCGCAAGAACGCTTAG
- the lptC gene encoding LPS export ABC transporter periplasmic protein LptC, protein MNSIQNPAFATGMEARFAAAARHSRMVRVLRVAVPAAVLLAMAGIVAISIFNPFRITGLSKLPVDIGNLVVSGTKITMETPHLAGFSTDQRPYDLWAKAAIQDLTNPDHVELQTLRAKVVMEDKSTVTMDARTGFFDSKQQMLDLRKDIFLQSSTGYEAKLSQAYVDINKGTVTSDEHVDVKLLNGTLTADRLRIINSGEVVRFEGNVVMNLVMESPPAPAPEPEPQPAPKTRSISGKSANTK, encoded by the coding sequence GTGAACTCGATACAGAACCCAGCCTTTGCCACCGGCATGGAGGCCCGCTTCGCTGCGGCCGCCCGTCACAGCCGGATGGTGCGGGTACTGCGGGTCGCGGTCCCGGCGGCGGTGCTGCTGGCCATGGCCGGTATCGTCGCGATCTCGATCTTCAACCCGTTCCGCATCACAGGGCTCTCGAAGCTGCCGGTCGACATCGGCAATCTCGTAGTGTCAGGCACCAAGATCACCATGGAAACGCCGCACCTTGCCGGCTTCTCCACCGACCAGCGCCCATACGATTTGTGGGCCAAGGCGGCGATCCAGGATCTGACCAATCCCGATCACGTCGAACTGCAGACGCTGCGGGCCAAGGTCGTGATGGAGGACAAGAGCACCGTGACGATGGATGCCCGCACGGGGTTTTTCGACAGCAAGCAGCAGATGCTCGACCTGCGCAAGGATATCTTCCTGCAATCCTCCACCGGCTACGAGGCGAAACTGTCGCAGGCCTATGTCGACATCAACAAGGGAACAGTGACGTCGGACGAGCATGTCGACGTCAAATTGCTGAACGGTACACTCACCGCCGACCGGCTCAGGATCATCAACAGCGGCGAGGTCGTGCGCTTCGAAGGCAATGTCGTGATGAACCTGGTCATGGAAAGCCCTCCGGCGCCTGCTCCTGAGCCTGAGCCGCAGCCAGCGCCGAAGACGCGGTCCATCAGCGGCAAGTCCGCCAACACGAAATGA
- a CDS encoding undecaprenyl-diphosphate phosphatase — translation MMSDVVKAVILGIIEGVTEFLPVSSTGHMLVAQRFFGLGEGAFWQSFVVLIQLGAILAIVMLYFIKLWRVALGMFTNPDDQRFVIGVLLAFLPAVVIGLVAGKYIKEFLFNPWVVCFTLIVGGAILLWVDQLYLKPTQHDATRYPLMMYLWIGIAQCVAMIPGVSRSGASIVAAMLLGGDKRSAAEFSFFLAIPTMVGAFGYDFYKNRAEMTTDHIGIIAIGFVVSFITAAIVVKTFLTYVTRHGFTFFAWWRVAIGTLGLIALALGK, via the coding sequence ATGATGTCGGATGTAGTGAAGGCGGTGATTCTCGGCATCATCGAGGGCGTCACGGAATTCCTGCCGGTTTCGTCGACCGGCCATATGCTGGTCGCGCAACGATTCTTCGGGCTTGGCGAGGGCGCGTTCTGGCAAAGCTTTGTCGTGCTGATTCAGCTCGGCGCCATCCTCGCCATCGTCATGCTCTATTTCATCAAATTGTGGCGCGTCGCGCTCGGCATGTTCACCAACCCCGATGACCAGCGTTTCGTGATCGGCGTATTGCTGGCGTTTCTGCCTGCGGTGGTCATCGGCCTGGTTGCCGGCAAGTACATCAAGGAGTTTCTCTTCAATCCCTGGGTGGTGTGCTTCACCTTGATCGTCGGCGGCGCAATTCTGTTGTGGGTCGATCAGCTCTATCTCAAACCGACACAGCATGACGCCACGCGCTATCCGCTAATGATGTATCTGTGGATCGGCATCGCGCAATGCGTGGCGATGATCCCGGGCGTGTCGCGCTCCGGCGCCAGCATCGTGGCGGCGATGCTGCTCGGCGGTGACAAGCGATCGGCCGCGGAGTTTTCGTTCTTTCTGGCGATCCCGACCATGGTCGGCGCGTTCGGCTATGATTTCTACAAGAACCGCGCCGAGATGACGACCGATCATATCGGCATCATCGCGATCGGCTTCGTGGTCTCGTTCATCACCGCGGCGATCGTGGTGAAGACGTTCCTCACCTATGTCACGCGCCACGGATTCACGTTTTTTGCGTGGTGGCGCGTCGCCATCGGCACGCTCGGCCTGATCGCGCTGGCGCTGGGGAAGTAG
- the lptB gene encoding LPS export ABC transporter ATP-binding protein gives MVDLFGMFRRRPAKRGPVGFARSREDITALGDSFGDMLASPVRDAPPMARSASLPGLELPQPEPHVEPPRQDRARSRAQAPRAKSNGGEAPRLIKRPGFLAVHSVEKSFGTRQVVRGVSIYVRRGEAVGLLGPNGAGKTTVFYMITGLIKADRGAIELDGHDVTKLPMYQRARLGIGYLPQEASIFRGLTVEQNIRAVLEVVEPNRRKREAELNSLLDEFNITRLRKSPSIALSGGERRRVEIARALATRPNYMLLDEPFAGIDPIAVGDIQDLVRHLTNRGIGVLITDHNVRETLGLTDRAYIVYAGQILTEGSPEEIVNDPDVRRLYLGEEFRL, from the coding sequence ATGGTGGATTTATTCGGCATGTTCCGTCGACGCCCCGCGAAACGCGGCCCTGTGGGCTTTGCGCGTTCGCGCGAGGACATCACCGCGCTCGGCGATTCCTTCGGCGACATGCTGGCGAGCCCGGTGCGCGATGCGCCGCCAATGGCGCGTTCGGCTTCGCTGCCCGGGTTGGAATTGCCGCAGCCCGAGCCCCACGTCGAACCGCCGCGCCAGGACAGAGCGCGTTCACGGGCCCAGGCGCCTCGCGCCAAGTCCAATGGCGGCGAAGCGCCGCGCCTGATCAAGCGGCCCGGCTTTCTCGCTGTGCACAGCGTGGAAAAAAGCTTTGGCACGCGGCAAGTGGTGCGCGGCGTCAGCATCTATGTTCGCCGCGGCGAGGCGGTCGGCCTGCTCGGCCCGAACGGCGCCGGCAAGACCACCGTGTTCTACATGATCACCGGGCTGATCAAGGCAGATCGCGGCGCCATCGAACTCGACGGTCATGACGTGACGAAGCTGCCGATGTATCAGCGCGCGCGGCTCGGCATTGGCTATCTGCCGCAGGAAGCCTCGATCTTTCGCGGCCTCACCGTCGAGCAGAATATTCGCGCCGTGCTCGAAGTCGTCGAGCCCAACCGCAGGAAACGCGAAGCCGAGCTCAATTCGCTGCTCGATGAATTCAACATCACGCGCTTGCGCAAATCGCCTTCGATCGCGCTCTCCGGCGGCGAGCGCCGCCGCGTCGAAATTGCGCGCGCGCTGGCGACGCGTCCGAACTACATGCTGCTCGACGAGCCCTTTGCCGGCATCGATCCGATCGCGGTTGGCGACATTCAGGACCTGGTCCGCCATCTCACCAATCGCGGTATCGGTGTCCTGATCACCGACCACAATGTGCGGGAAACGCTCGGCCTCACCGACCGCGCCTACATCGTCTATGCCGGGCAGATCCTGACCGAGGGCAGTCCGGAAGAGATCGTCAACGATCCGGATGTACGCCGTCTTTACCTTGGCGAGGAATTCCGATTATAG
- a CDS encoding ribonuclease D — MTIRLHRGDLPDLSRYKDSVAIDTETMGLNPHRDRLCVVQMSNGDGTADVIQIPKGHTDAPNLKALLANPAITKIFHFARFDVAVLYNTFGVMPQPVYCTKIASRLSRTYTDRHGLKDLVREVLNIDLSKQQQSSDWGSESLSEAQLAYAASDVLHLHGLRERLDAMLAREGRTAMAQACFEFLPTRAKLDLGGWEAEDIFAHS, encoded by the coding sequence ATGACCATCCGCCTGCATCGCGGCGACCTGCCCGATCTGTCCCGCTACAAGGATTCGGTGGCGATCGATACTGAGACCATGGGGCTCAATCCGCATCGCGACCGGCTCTGCGTAGTGCAGATGTCGAATGGCGACGGCACGGCCGATGTCATCCAGATCCCGAAGGGCCACACCGACGCGCCGAACCTGAAGGCGCTGCTCGCCAATCCGGCCATCACGAAGATCTTCCACTTCGCCCGCTTCGATGTCGCCGTGCTCTACAACACGTTCGGCGTGATGCCGCAGCCGGTCTATTGCACCAAGATCGCCTCGCGGCTGAGTCGCACCTATACCGACCGCCACGGCCTGAAGGACCTGGTGCGCGAGGTGCTCAACATCGATCTGTCGAAGCAGCAGCAGTCGAGCGACTGGGGATCAGAGAGTCTGAGCGAGGCACAGCTCGCCTATGCCGCCTCCGACGTGCTGCATCTGCATGGTCTTCGCGAGCGGCTCGATGCCATGCTGGCGCGCGAGGGGCGGACGGCGATGGCGCAGGCCTGTTTCGAATTCCTGCCGACCCGGGCCAAGCTCGATCTTGGCGGCTGGGAGGCCGAGGATATCTTCGCGCATTCGTGA
- a CDS encoding methyl-accepting chemotaxis protein, whose protein sequence is MTLRLTISRAILIFGLVTALGLGAVIATSVYGLSQLKVGGPLYNQIKLGNDLIADILPPPEYVIEAYLEATLVLHDPAKLSAHRDRIAQLKKEYDERRDFWVKSDLDPVLKTKLVEKSDSEVRRFWTAIQDGLLPALAKGDGAAAAKSYAEITARYTAHRAIIDDIVKQTNDRNAATEVAATGRVSTFTWVLWGVSAAVFLVIGAGIFGVAFGVIRPIAEMTDVMKGLAGGDLTVSVPALSRDDEVGAMARAVQVFKDNALRVQSMESEQASLKLKAEDDRKTAMQQMADGFDAAIGKIIQTVSTASSELESSAGKLTKTAEVTQMLSATVASASEQSSTNAQSAAAAAEEMASSVSEISRQVQDSHKISREAVSQVEQTNARIADLAQSASRIGEVVKMISAVAEQTNLLALNATIEAARAGEAGRGFAVVASEVKALAAQTAKATEEISEQIGQMQSATNQSVSAIQEIGGTIGRIAEISQAIAAAVEEQGATTQEISRNVQQAAQGATQVAGSITDVNRGATDTGAASTHVHGLARSLLGQSNHLKGEVEKFLSTVRAA, encoded by the coding sequence ATGACGCTGCGGCTGACGATTTCGCGCGCGATATTGATTTTTGGATTGGTTACTGCATTGGGCCTTGGTGCCGTGATTGCCACCAGTGTTTACGGTCTGTCGCAGCTCAAGGTCGGCGGCCCACTCTATAACCAGATCAAGCTCGGCAACGACCTCATTGCCGACATCCTGCCGCCGCCGGAATATGTCATCGAGGCCTATCTCGAAGCCACCCTCGTGCTGCACGATCCGGCTAAGCTTTCGGCGCATCGTGACCGGATTGCGCAGCTCAAGAAGGAATATGACGAGCGACGCGACTTCTGGGTCAAATCCGATCTCGACCCGGTGCTGAAGACGAAGCTGGTCGAGAAATCCGACAGCGAGGTGCGCCGCTTCTGGACCGCGATCCAGGACGGCCTGCTGCCCGCGCTCGCCAAGGGCGACGGCGCGGCGGCGGCGAAATCCTATGCCGAGATCACCGCACGCTATACCGCGCACCGCGCCATTATCGACGACATTGTCAAGCAGACCAACGACCGGAACGCGGCGACGGAAGTGGCGGCGACGGGGCGCGTGAGCACGTTCACATGGGTGCTGTGGGGCGTTTCGGCCGCGGTGTTTCTGGTCATCGGCGCCGGCATTTTCGGTGTGGCATTCGGTGTCATACGCCCCATCGCCGAAATGACCGACGTGATGAAGGGCCTTGCCGGCGGCGATCTCACTGTCTCGGTCCCGGCCCTCAGCCGCGACGACGAAGTCGGCGCCATGGCGCGCGCGGTTCAGGTGTTCAAGGACAACGCGCTGCGCGTGCAATCGATGGAGTCGGAGCAGGCCAGCCTGAAGCTGAAAGCGGAAGACGACCGCAAGACCGCGATGCAGCAGATGGCCGACGGCTTCGATGCGGCGATTGGAAAGATCATTCAGACCGTGTCGACCGCCTCATCCGAACTCGAATCATCGGCCGGGAAGCTGACCAAGACCGCCGAAGTGACCCAGATGCTCTCGGCAACCGTTGCCTCCGCATCGGAACAATCCTCGACCAACGCGCAGTCCGCTGCAGCGGCCGCGGAAGAAATGGCCTCGTCGGTCTCTGAGATCAGCCGGCAGGTTCAGGATTCGCACAAGATATCGCGCGAGGCGGTGAGCCAGGTCGAGCAGACCAATGCGCGAATCGCCGATCTCGCGCAGTCCGCTAGCCGGATCGGCGAAGTCGTCAAGATGATCAGCGCGGTCGCCGAGCAGACCAATTTGCTGGCGCTGAACGCCACGATCGAAGCGGCGCGCGCCGGCGAGGCGGGACGCGGATTTGCGGTCGTCGCCTCCGAGGTCAAAGCGCTCGCCGCGCAGACCGCGAAAGCGACCGAGGAGATCAGCGAGCAGATCGGCCAGATGCAATCGGCGACCAATCAGTCGGTGTCGGCGATCCAGGAAATCGGCGGCACGATCGGCCGCATCGCGGAAATCTCGCAGGCAATCGCGGCGGCCGTGGAAGAGCAGGGCGCCACAACCCAGGAGATTTCGCGCAATGTGCAGCAGGCGGCGCAGGGCGCCACGCAGGTCGCGGGCAGCATCACAGACGTCAACCGCGGCGCGACCGATACCGGCGCGGCATCGACGCACGTGCACGGTCTGGCGCGCTCGCTACTGGGACAGAGCAATCATCTCAAGGGCGAGGTGGAGAAATTCCTCTCGACCGTGCGCGCTGCTTAG
- a CDS encoding LptA/OstA family protein → MIAMMQLFSRRFAAAALVLALSASDGAFAQGAMSGVPNAMQGFSQNRDQPIQIEAASLEMRDKKKEATFAGNVKVVQGDTTMTSKSLVVFYDSGPASDAPPAAPKGSKSGSMQSATPGPGGSSSIRRLEAKGSVVVTQKDQVVTGETAIFDTRANLITMVGGVVLTQCKNVLKGDRLKVDMTTGVSRVESDSGKVQGMFIQGENCGSGSGGAKSAPVQIPSLIPGKK, encoded by the coding sequence ATGATCGCTATGATGCAGTTGTTCTCGCGCAGGTTTGCGGCCGCAGCGCTTGTCCTCGCGTTGAGCGCCTCCGATGGCGCCTTCGCGCAAGGCGCCATGTCGGGCGTGCCGAATGCGATGCAGGGCTTTTCGCAAAACCGCGATCAGCCGATTCAAATCGAGGCGGCGTCGCTCGAAATGCGCGACAAGAAGAAGGAAGCGACCTTCGCCGGAAACGTGAAGGTCGTGCAGGGCGACACCACCATGACCTCGAAGTCGCTGGTGGTGTTTTACGACTCCGGTCCGGCATCGGACGCGCCGCCCGCCGCACCCAAGGGATCGAAATCCGGATCGATGCAGTCCGCGACCCCCGGGCCCGGCGGCAGCTCGTCGATCCGACGGCTGGAAGCCAAGGGCTCCGTCGTGGTCACGCAAAAGGACCAGGTCGTGACCGGCGAGACCGCGATCTTCGACACGCGCGCCAACCTCATTACGATGGTGGGTGGGGTCGTGCTCACCCAGTGCAAGAACGTGCTCAAGGGCGATCGCCTCAAGGTCGACATGACGACCGGCGTGTCGCGTGTCGAATCCGACAGCGGCAAGGTGCAGGGCATGTTCATCCAGGGAGAGAATTGCGGGTCGGGATCGGGCGGGGCGAAGTCCGCTCCGGTCCAGATACCCTCGCTGATCCCCGGTAAAAAATAA